From Pirellulales bacterium, a single genomic window includes:
- a CDS encoding nitrilase-related carbon-nitrogen hydrolase — protein sequence MPRIVRGGLIQATLCEPATSPVAKIKQAMIEKHEALIAQAARKGAQIVCLQELFYGPYFCAEQQTKWYDLTERVPDGPTTVRFREIAKKHGIVLVLPVYEEEITGLYYNTAAVIDADGAYLGKFRKIHLPQVSPGFWEKYYFRPGNLGYPIFHTRFAEVGVYICYDRHFPEGARCLGLGGAEIVFNPSATVAGLSEYLWKLEQPAHAAANGYFVGAINRPGWEDPWRIGEFYGQSYFCDPRGQIVAQGARDTDDIVIADLDLDMIREVRNTWQFYRDRRPETYTAIMAP from the coding sequence ATGCCACGAATAGTCCGCGGCGGATTGATCCAGGCGACTCTCTGCGAGCCAGCCACATCGCCCGTGGCCAAGATCAAACAGGCGATGATCGAAAAGCACGAGGCGCTGATTGCCCAGGCCGCCCGAAAGGGCGCTCAAATCGTCTGCCTGCAGGAGTTGTTTTACGGCCCGTACTTCTGCGCTGAACAGCAGACCAAGTGGTACGACCTGACCGAACGCGTGCCCGATGGCCCAACGACCGTGCGGTTTCGCGAGATTGCCAAGAAGCACGGCATTGTCCTGGTGCTGCCGGTGTACGAAGAAGAAATCACTGGCTTGTACTACAACACGGCAGCGGTGATCGACGCAGACGGCGCGTACCTGGGGAAATTCCGCAAGATTCACCTGCCGCAAGTGTCGCCTGGTTTTTGGGAAAAGTATTACTTCCGACCGGGCAACCTGGGCTATCCGATCTTTCATACGCGCTTCGCCGAAGTCGGTGTCTACATCTGCTACGACCGCCATTTTCCCGAAGGCGCGCGCTGCCTGGGGCTGGGCGGCGCGGAGATCGTCTTCAATCCGTCGGCGACCGTGGCCGGACTGTCTGAGTACCTGTGGAAGCTGGAACAGCCGGCCCATGCGGCGGCGAACGGCTATTTCGTCGGCGCGATCAATCGTCCGGGCTGGGAAGATCCCTGGCGCATCGGCGAGTTCTACGGTCAGAGTTACTTCTGCGATCCGCGCGGTCAGATCGTGGCTCAGGGAGCGCGCGATACCGACGACATCGTGATCGCGGATCTCGATCTGGACATGATTCGCGAAGTGCGCAACACCTGGCAGTTCTATCGCGACCGCCGGCCGGAAACGTATACCGCCATCATGGCGCCTTAG